The sequence below is a genomic window from Aureispira sp. CCB-E.
GTAATTGAATAAAGTATGTGTTCGATTGGTTCGTTCCTTGTCTTTCAAAGGGCTTTTGATAATAAAATCCTGTGCCAACAAATTGGGAGAAAAACAACTAAGCAAGAGTATAAAAAGTAAATATCGCACTATCTTAAATGTGTTTTGGTGTTACGAAAAATGCATAAAGTAAGACCTAAAAGTGGTTACTTTAAAACAATTAACATGCCTCAAAGTAATTTAATCGTATATCAATAGTTTAAAAATAGTAAAAATTAGTACCTAGTTAATGGTTTGGAAATAGAATACGAAACCATTTGGGACTACCAAAATAAGCCTTAAATTAGTATCTTATTGGATCTAAAAATTTAATTTAAGGGGTCTCTAGTTAAAGATGCAACTTTTGAGTGATAAGTTGGATGTTGTTTTTTTAACATTGTACCTCGCATTATTTTTTACATAAAAATAACAAGTTAAGATGGCTTTAGTTAAATCCGTACGAGGAAAAACACCTGAATTTGGAGAAAATTGTTTTTTAGCAGAAAATGCAACGGTCTTAGGAGATGTAACAATGGGCAAAGATTGTAGTGTCTGGTTTCAGGCTGTTATCCGTGGTGATGTCAATAGTATTCGCTTGGGCAATAAAGTGAATGTACAAGATGCTGCTATCATACATTGTACTTACGAAAGAGCAGCTACGACAATCGGAAACAACGTATCTATTGGGCATCGAGCAATTGTACACGGTTGTACGATCCACGATAATGTTTTGATTGGCATGGGGGCAATGATCATGGATCATGCTGTGGTAGAATCTAATTGTTTGATTGCTGCAGGAGCAGTAGTCTTAGAAAACTCGCACTTGGAAAGCAATTGTATTTATGCGGGAATTCCTGCCAAAAAAGTAAAAGAGTTGAGTCCCGAACAGTTTCAGGATACCGTGGCTCGTATTGCTGATAATTATGTGAAGTATGCGAGTTGGTATGAGGAGGCTTAAAGTAAAGCAAACAAATCCTTCCCCGTCCTATTACTACCAATAAAACAAACCTTCTCGTGTCCTTTAGGGGAAGTCAAATCCAATTTAAAATCTTTAAATTGTTGTTAATCT
It includes:
- a CDS encoding gamma carbonic anhydrase family protein, which translates into the protein MALVKSVRGKTPEFGENCFLAENATVLGDVTMGKDCSVWFQAVIRGDVNSIRLGNKVNVQDAAIIHCTYERAATTIGNNVSIGHRAIVHGCTIHDNVLIGMGAMIMDHAVVESNCLIAAGAVVLENSHLESNCIYAGIPAKKVKELSPEQFQDTVARIADNYVKYASWYEEA